The Melitaea cinxia chromosome 16, ilMelCinx1.1, whole genome shotgun sequence genome contains the following window.
GTTTTAAGACCAATACATTTTTTTGCAATGCAGTACGTAATTCATCGGATATTGGCAATAACAATCAAAAACGATATTACGAGTAACAGTAACATGTGACGGTTCTATGATTCTGTACTGTGACCTTCAGTATTGccaatgttataattttattgcttGGAATATTGTCAAAATTTGCAGTTCATTACTTTAGGACTTAGGTACATTTCGTTTTAGCAAGCATATCAAGTCACGTTTTCGTTTTGCATTTTAACAGCGCACTATAGTCGCCTATATTGAAAACAACctaaaccttttttataatCTTCTAATTGTTTCATGCCAGTGCTACATTTCTATATCTAAATGACCGGCTAATtaacttatttgtaataatattcttttataattgaagtgttattaaataataataaaaatgcgcCGAATGTTTTCGTCTTTTCGAGtatcttacataattattagtatagatgtttGTACTTATTtacgtttcaaaattaaagaaagaaatcaaatcaaatccaattattttaatttaataattagtgTAACATAAGATGTGGTTAATTAAGatgtaaaagaaatataaagtaagaagtaagaaaaataaaaaggaaactacaaataaattatgtagTTAACTCACACATACAAGTACTAGTACAAACATACAAAGTTCTTACTCTTATCACTATAAATATAAGGTTTCAAATACAATGTAAAATACATTGGTTAGCAGCACAAAACGGAcaagtgtgtttgtgtgtgtagtGACAGTGTTAACGACaagttatgtataatatatacttctatatgtatatatatatatatatatataaatcttttgttttttttaatgcttggtgaataaacgtctttattattattattatttcactgaatgtcactccgcccgcccaatacataatagatacatatattataataactacttatataaataatatagtaaatttacttatacttacatatataaatataagcgggtggaggaatacgccccggcagggagatcaaacggccgggggttagggctgaaggctgagaaaccggcggacaatcctagccgagtcaagtaacaccgccttctgcatcctggctgcgagcgaaccgtcccggatccccagttgcctcagatggtgagcgaggctaaccgggatcaaaccgttggcagatattacgatagggattatttcagcagaccccacaccccacatgtcgacaatttcgtgcgccagatccagatatttacgttttttctcagtctcggctttcacgaggttctcgtcatgcgggacggtgatgtccactaaaaattattattattattattattatttcttttattcaatatattttcttatgattacatttttaaatatatttataaaaaagacaaataaaaatatttaaaaatataaaaatagtagtcctccgatggcaggttgaggcccaggccaccggtagttaaggttccaggctgaggaacctcctcacaatgcgggccgtttcaagcaacactgccttttgaatccgacccttgatccaacagccaagtgagagtttcttaaggtgttggtcgaaactcttcgctaatagaccattaaccgatacaacaataggaacaattattgttgagtctacattccacatgccggtaatctcgtgggcaaggtctaaatatttacttaatttttctttttcggcctttacgagattatcgtcatgtggaactgtaatgtcaacaataattgctcggcgcgctgatcggtctactagcactatatcaggtttattggctgcaataaacctgtcagtgacaatagatcgatcccagtagagcaatgcacgaccattctcaagaaatggcattgggctatacctataataaggcaactcattttcaacgaggccgtaacgaatagcaagttgttggtgtataatcctggctacttggttatgtctgtgcaagtactcaccgttagcaagatgactacaaccggaaacaacatgtctaatggattctccaggcttatggcaagctcggcatatgtctggagttccgtctttcatgatatgtttccggtaattattcgtcttaataacttcgtccataattgcacagacaaaaccttcggtttctccgaagaggttcccgtgttgtaaccaggatatagagctgggctggtctacatctgggtctgtcagaactttgtagaaccggccatgtaattccttgctcttccatacggccacgcggtcaacggtacgcattactataggcttacgccatttctctttgcctaaggacagcggagtaaagcccctatcaactgcaacaacgtccatgtgcatatcgctcttcatatttaaaaagtactctctgagattatacacctcacaattgtggagatttttagcgtttaaaaagCCACGACCCCCACATTTTCGTGGGATGTATAATCTCATCACAGACGATCGAGGATGGTGTATTCGGTACGTTGTTAACAGTTTACGGACTTGGCGATCAAGGGTATCTAATTTCGTTTGAGTCCATCTCAAAATGCCAAAGGTATAGACGATTAAGGGCATAACCCAACTGTTAAAGGCACGCACCTTGTTACCGCCCGAAAGAAAGCTATTGAGAACTTTCTTCTGCCGGCCAAAGAATCGTTCCTTTACCACTTGTTTCATGGCTCCGTCATCAATGCTCAATGCCTCTGACATTCCGAGATATTTATAGGTTTCACCTTCGTTGAGATATCTAAAAGACAAAgagttgttaagttttaaattttgtgatgatacagttctacctctttctacatggatgacagcgcatttatccacaccaaactccattcttatacaagtgctaaaggtttctgtcatttttaacaacttgtatAAGTCTGGTAGTTTGGATGCGAAAAGCTTCAAATCATCCATATAAAGTAGGTGAGAGATTGCTTTGCTTCCTCTACGAAGGTGAAAGCCCAACCTTGAATCCTCTAATAAAGTGCTTAAAGGGTTCAAGGCTAGACAAAACCACAATGGACTCAAACTATCACCTTGAAAAATACCCCGCATAATCCTTATCGGTTCAGTCGATCCTGAAACATCAACCGCACCCGGATGACGTAAAAAAGTGTTCCACTGTCTCATACACGTACTCAGAAAAGAGCACAAAGCAGTATCAATTTTGTATAGCTCCATTACTTTCATAAGCCATGTATGAGGCACTGAATCATACGCTTTCTTGTAGTCAATCCAAGCGACAGCCAGATTTTTCCGGTTTCGACGTACCTGTTGGCATATGGTCATGTCTATGAGGAGAAGTTCCTTGGTACCGCGACTACCAGACTTACATCCGTTCTGAGTCgtagccaaaatattatttgtagtaatatgttttgtaatttttgtgacGAGAACAGATGTAAGTAGCTTATAGATGGTGGGTAAGCAAGTTATAGGGCGGTAGTTTTTAGGATCAGCGGTACATCCCGATTTGTATAACAGGAATGTGGTACCAGTCGTCATAAATTTTGGTAAAGTATTAGTTGAAATTGCATTTTGAAATTGTGATGCCAGGATGGGGTGCGAACTGTGAAACCATTTAAGCCAAAAGTTATGCAATCCGTCCAGTCCAGGACATTTCCAATTCGATGTTGAACGGATTGCATAACTTATATcttctgaatttattttaatttgttccaTTTGTGGAAGTGAGCTGCACCTCCTCCTGACAACATCCATCCAATCACTCTCAATGTGGTCAATGGGGTTCGACCAAATATTTcgccaaaaattatttatcgattcTCGGGTCGGTAAATTACCATTGACCACATTAGTAGTGCACTGTTCCCAATTCCTGTATACCTTTCGTTGGTCACTTTGAAATATGCTATTTTGATGATATCGATCCCTGCGTTTTTTATACCTCttaatgcgttttgcccatgcaCAGAGTTTTTGCTTCAGAAAATCTATGCGGTCTGAGACTGATGTTATGTACTCGTTGGATCTTATATTTGTACCCGCAAAAGCCTGGTGTACAAACCGCATGATTTTTGGGCGCCTGTTACCTGCCCTGAAACATGTTAATTTGGCTATTAGTGTTCTGgttaaatttattcgtttttcaaTTCTGGCCTGCCAAGCTGGAGCTGTATGGGatggtaaagtaattttatttgatttaaacttCACATTAGCTACATTACAAACAGCTGCAGCTCCACAGTACAGAAGTGAGTGAGTATCGGATAAATTTTGAGTGCTGTctaaatattgttgtaaaattttatccataacACCTACTAAAGCCAAATTACGTCTGTGAATAGGCAAACGAGGTAGCTGTGGCCTAATATTTGGTGGCAAGGatctatatttcaaaatagcaTCCTCCAAAGCTCTCCTCATAGGCTCATTATCCTGTTCGTTTACCGACAAATCAACACTGTTAGGagatatatgatttatattaaaatttattacctctCTTTGCTCTTTTTGTGATGTTTGTATATCACGAATGTGACTAACAGTATTAAGTTGTGGTAAATTTGTACGCAGCCGCTCAAGTACTGATTCATCCAGGAGGTGACAACGCTGAATGGCTCGTACTTGATCCGATAGTCGTTGTGCAGTTACGGTGACGGTTGGTTCAAGCGCCTGAAACAGAGACAACATCGTTGAACGATACGCAGTGAGGTTAATTCCCCCACCTGTCGCCTCATAGTACGCTCGCATGACACTCTCATTCATTTTTTGAGTCCATCTCATGCGGCGCACAGCACCACCGGCAGCGGGATTTCTTGTGGGAGCGCATTGTCCCAGAATCTCCAAGCAAGCTGGTGGCGGGCGTATGACTCGTCGACGGTTAGATGGTCTCGTAGATGAGTCAGCATCGTCAGCATCCGATTCCGCGGTGGACGGCGGTGTTTGATATTCGTCATCTGTCGTTGACTGTGTTTCGGAGCTCGATGGAACCTTTGGTGTTTTTTGTGCGCGTCGTCCTCTGgctttattcattttatcttcTTGGTATTAgtcatttttgtgatattttaattgtattttcatatttaaatatattttaaaataataaatttaatgacaaGATAAAAAAGCGTCATTTCAGTTGACAGCTGccaggttttttttattattattattattataaaattcacGATGGCTCCGTTCGGCCTTTAGTTCTCTACATTACAAGCAGAAGGTTAACCGTTTCGCGATAACTTCAGATTATTGAACTGTATAACGATAGaagcattttatttatattaatgagtCTTAGTTTACGTGTTTTatcacttaaataaatttaggtCACAAAACTAAGAAAACATGTACTTACTCATTTGCTACAATTACTATTTCAAAATACTTAAACTtcgttataaaaacataatattcgGACTCTATATTACCATACCTACAGATTCGTATTACTTGCCGAATAGCCGAATAATTGATTGCAAAATAGCCGACAATTAtcttataattacatataataatacttagtaattttataacCCAATTTACCGGCTTAAGAAAGACAGTTGGAAAAATActgaaatatgtatttaattcaaCCCCTTTTGTGCCATTGTGGGGATACGATTATTGAAAATCCTtatcaaattttaaacaataaacataacAAGCATATTTATTCCATTTCATTTGTAGGGGAgtatttattgattgattaaaaattagtaatagtCCTCTGCCTTAtcaaaatgattattataattaatcttaaaagTAGAGCATTTAATATATCCAGGTCAGTTCATAATCCATACACATATAAGTATAcggattatttataaaattgttagtcCAGAAAAAAAAGCGTcagatgaaaataatatactaaaactGTAACTTTTGTCAGAGTTCAATAGCATATCTACTGTTAAATTACAAACTAACAATTACACATTTTATACAACATTTAAAAGTGAAGTAATATGCGATTATGACTAATGACAcgataaaaactaaaaaatcggTTGAAACCGTAGAACATAGTAACATAAAATTCTTACTAAATACCTATAACATAAAACAGGAttctttgtttcttttattatttcatcctaatattaaacaaaaatttatgaatcaataaaaatacctaacacatataaaataatgttgttttgCTTTTAAAATGTCTAAATTTAGACACGAGCAAAATGTTTTGGAATTCCgcactttattaaaaaatagatcAAATAAAGAATGAACAGCAACAGGTGAAATGAAAACGTATAAACtaggttataaatatatttccaaaCGCATTAGAGTTTAAGACTTTAATATAAcgaattatttctaaataaaatgtataatttactcCAGTTTTTCGATTCCTCCTGTTAGTTCACACCTTCTTTCTTTGTACGCTTAATATCTGTACAAATTTTcagttttcaataaaaaaaaaaatatttctcccATAGAGTTCaaattttagtttcattttaacTAGTAGTGGATGACACATGATTTTCATAcacatttttcaaatattaattatgttaacgAAAATAGGAATGGACTATTTTTAAGCATTTaccaatgttattttaaaactctaaAACAAGGAACATCATAACTGTGTTTTTGTTTTTCGCTAACACCTGCTGGCGGTCGCTCGCGCCTAGGTACGAAATAGAAAGCTCATCTAGGGTCAATGAACTTTCAACCGTCCGTTGATCCATTATCAAACGCgcgttttatgttatttaaccCCAGATACGATTCTTATTCAATTATAAATTGAGCCAAATTCGTTTTGAGTACTTAGAATAATTATTTCGTTACGGAGCTACTGAGTAATAATTGGAtttcatttttgataatttcattatCTAAGGATAGAatgtttgttaataatatttattttaacgtatTAATACTCTATCTGCATTTAAATGAGGGTAAGAAAGagatcttttttattatttaattgtgctTACAAGGATAGAATACAAATACagcatacatatttaaaaaaaaaaaatcaaacaattattCTAACTCTATCTAAGAAAAATCgtatttacagttatttaattCTACGTACGAAATACTAAACAAGTTAATAggcttttgtattttaaaagacTAAACACAGACAACGTATTAAGTTTAaccatagaaaataaaaattccaaggccgtgtcatttaaatttaatggaatTTATTTGACAATTCCGTAgtgagtatttatttaaatctatagtttttattattattacatactaCATGTTCGCTTAGGCCTGTAATATCACattgctgggtataggcctctttccctatgtaggagaagaatcagagcttaatccaccacgctgctcaaatgcgggttggcggatatattcccgaatatgagtaacgatcgctatcaggtgtacatgataacaaccgggactgacgcggacggcttaacgtgctctccaacgcacggtgggaagacccacaaggactgcacaaacatccatacTACGGCAAAcactcctggggggaattggggataggctcggcaacgcacttgcgatgcttctagtgttgcagacgtctataagctacggtaatcgcttaccatcaaatcaataaaattggggtgtctgtttgtaatattaaaataaccgcttctaACTAAaggcatatggatgtatacacggtacatataccaaaatgatttttttttaaatttttgtccatctgtcggtctgtctgtttggGGCTTTCacaggcagatagctgatgtaatatggattaggtaacttaggctacttttgcgAACtgaagcttaattttttttaaattccacgcggacgaagtcacggtcacagctagtatatataatacagctagtatatataacaGCTAGtatatcggtcaccaacccgcctgcccagcgtggtgactatgggcaaaacacatgagttcacgttatttttggcgtcaacttgtggaggcctatgtccagcagtggactgtgtaggctgtaatgatgaagtatacatatatatatatatatatatatatatatatatgtttgtaattatatatatataattacaaacatcagtatggccaatacaaattaaaagaaccgctttttactaaatgcatatgtatgtaaacatggtttatataccaaaataacattttttacattttttgtctgtctgtctgtttggtccggctaatctctaaaacggcagGACCGATTTTGGCAGGatttttactggcagatagctaatgtagtaaggagtaagaTAGTCtatctagtttttagttttatcttagaaatgtatttgatttataactctgtgaactgaataataacttttttgttaaattccaagcggacgaagtcgcgggcatagctcgtttaatataatatacctattttcctttgaattttataaactcttcttaaaataaaatcagtacAACAAACTTATATGAGAAAAATTTAATTgtcctttataaatatttgagaaCCGAAACCAATATGTACCTAACCtactttattagaatattaaaacttattttgttgTTCTGCtcatttgtttgtatatattataaagatttaagatttaattttttgtttgtttcaataGATAAATACAAAAGTACTGGACcggttttaaaatttctttcacAAGGATAATGCTACGTTGCCCATAAGTAACATAAGTTATATACTAGAGGAGATAACGTAATAGCCAAAATCATGTAATCAGCGGGGATCAAGTTCCGGACGGAAAGAACGAAATCCGTTCTATTATATCAAATGGAATACACATGAACAACATACATACAATCAATTATTGTGTTCTAAGCTAAAccaatagaaaaaataaaatacatttcagCTTACATTTTCATTAACTTTTGATCTTTTATCTGTAAAAGGTTTTTACCGAATTCTTGGAATAAGacagaaattattataacataatatcgTTCTTACGAAATTGAAATAACATAAACcgtaattagttaattattctGTGCTTATATGGTCGGTACGTCGTAGTAATTATTACGTTATAAACTTTTAATCTAGTTAGGTCATAATGAAAAATGGTAGATTAAATGAATTACTTATTTGTGAGATTTTTTGTTCATTACAAGCGTACGGTTGCCCTGGGCATAGTCTTAAAACATTGCGTGCCCGTAGCCGATTTTAAGCACGACCCTCCACGCCTTGGCTACCTTACACAACACTAGttgatagtaatattatttagctgtggtcttctgtaagggtTGCTGACTGAAGTACCTACTTCCCAATTTGGGTTGCTCGAGATtctgagcaagatatttcctactgtgccttTTATCAATAAAAGTTGAGatcttaaattttcaatttttgaacTATTAAATAAGTGGAATTAAATAACTCATATCACAATTTATTTCTACTACTTATATCATTtcaaaaagaaatgtttttgttCTATTAGCTTCAATAGATTCAAGGCCGTCTATACTATTGAGGGTAATATAGAACAATATAAGCTCTGGGCATGGCTTGTTTATCGCTATAACCGGATAGCACATAGGGCATCGAAACTCGGTTCAATTTTGAAAACCCGGGTTTTCGGGTCTAAGAGTAATTAAAACCCGGGTAGACCGGTTTTTTCGCGCGTTCGatctttttattgtaattttttaaaatacactaaTCTGCGTTTATATATCGATTTCCTACAataagtacaaaatataaaggatgaggaagaatttaaataaatgaaacagtactttacaaattacaaaaacagttttaatatttaaaaaagggataaagatttattttttcttcagaATATCTTAAAACTTAGTTAGTAATCTagcctttttttaaatcacagacTTGCAGAGATCagttttaacattaaattaattattttggtaACATTcacttattgtatttaaaagctaataaaaataatatcttaaaaagacatttttgtagtatcacaaataattttaacattaataaaactcTTCTTCGCATTAACAATTAAGTAACGAATAGTTCTAGTCTTCTATTCTACtattctaatataatttaaattgcagTCGTTTGGTTAATAATCAGTTCTTTATCTAATTAACTAAAATACtaagtaaaaagtagttatGCATTTGACACATTATTTAAACAACATAGTTAAGACACACCCTCTAACCATCTGACCACTTTAGAAAAAAagagatatttatataaaataataactaataagaTTTTGGATATATCGTaacgtaacataaaaataacagaaatcAGAACTGAATTATTAGAATTTCTTCTTACTTATGTAAAATGAACGTAAAAAAATTAGGGCATCCAAAGTTTTGTCACTCAAAGACGAACGCAATCTATTGCAGACAATTCCAGCCGAAGAAAATATACGCTCCGGTTCGACGCTAGTAGGTGgaatagtttttaaatgttcatATACCAGCGATAGGTAACGCCCTCGCTGTCGAGTACCGCCATTCTCGAAGAGTGCCATTTCTACCCTCACAGTAGTTAGCAAATCGTCTGATGGACAAGCTGATCCAGTTTCAGTAGCAGTATTATCAGTAGCAACAGCTTGACTTAACTGTCTGTTCAGTTCCTCTTCATTTGTCAAAGTAGACAACTGAATGTCAACTTCTCGCAGGTCTTGGTCTGGCGCTGGCAAATTTTCAAgaggtatattttgttttttggtTGTGCGTTTAATCAGATTAACAATTTCGTTAAGCATTTCATCACCTGTAGGccgataaaaaacatttttatcttCATTTTGAATGTTCTCAAAATATTTACCCGGATTAGTCAAGTATTGTAGTGTTGCTGCTTGAGTTAGTCTTCTTTTTGCGTATTGTTTGCTTAATGCAGTTGCCATTTCGTTACTTAGTGGTGTCTTCATTTCATCCATTTTCTTCAATGCAAATTTTAGGGAAACATCAGCTGTAAGTAGTGTTGCATCGCGTCGACATAGCGCCTCGACGACAGTTTTAATAACATCTAATATTTTATGGATCTCATCTATATTTCTCCAGTCATCATCAGTAAATGCAATGTctgtttttaaatcaattaaagcTTTAGTAAtagatattttcaatttcagaAACCGACCTAACATGGCAGAAATGCTACTCCAGCGCGTTTTCCCATCTAACAGCAGGGAGTACTCCTGTCCAAAATCGGCTCTGACATGTTTTTGAAGGATGTCATCGTTTTTTGTCGGAGAGTTCTTGACGATTTTTACCACTTTTCGTACTTTTGATAGCAGATCATTGTATCTAAAAGACTGTGAACTGAAAGACTCCATAAACGAGGATTCATTATTAAATTCAACACCATCCTCGTCATTGTCTGTAGAATTCGTGTCGTCCTTAAATTCTACAGTTCGCAGTCTTTGAGCCAATACCGATAAAGGCAAATCTTCATCCTCGTCAAGTTCGGCAAACTGAGTGACGTTTTCCTCGAAGCCGGCATTGCGTTTGTACATTACGTCCATAATTGCCAGCTGAACGGCATGAGCGATGCATAGCTGATGGTATGACTTAAGGGACTTCCCTAATGCAACCATTACGCTGCAACCGTCTGTGGTTTGAGCGACAATGTCATTTGTTAGAGATACCCCATATTCGTCCAACTTGGCCTCAATCAATTGAACGCATGAGGCTGCGTTCATGGACCCGTGAATGCGTATGAGACCTAGATTTCGAAAACTGCTCCCTTGCAAAATTTGGTGAATGTAAAGTGAGCCCTATATATCTTCTATTTTTATTGGATGTCCATTCATCGAATGATATCGAAAACTTCTTTTCATCTAACAGTATAACTTTTATCTCGTTGATTATTTCTAGCTTTCTTTTCTCAAAGTCTTTGAGAATTATGTTGCGAACGGTATCAGCAGTAGTGGGTAATTTGCTGCCGGTCTTTTCAAAAAGGTACTTTAAATCTTGAGATTTTGAGAACGTTCTAAGAGGAATTCCATCAACTGCAGCCATACGAGACACCATAACCTGCATACTTGGGTTTGAATCAGTCTCAAAATAGTGTGTCAACTTAGTTTTCTTTTTTGGCGCTTCGGGAATTTCTTTTGAAGAAGATGCACTACCTTGAGTTGTTGTTTCGATTGTTGAATGCCTCGCAGCCTCTATATCAACCATGTGaatattctttaaatgtctTAGAAGACTGCTAGTACTACCACCAGCTGATTTCAATACTTTTTggcattttttacatttagcttcatttttgtttttgtttctaaGAAAATAGTGCCAAACAGATGTGTTGTCTCCTTCCTTACTAGTTACTACTCCAAAATCCATATCTCATTGATTTGTGGTCAACGAAGAGGATTTATCTGAAAGGAAActtggttttattataattatagcaaTCGTATTTTTTCCTGATGTAATGCTTGCAGGCAACGGCTGCGAGGCCGTACCTATTCATGGTTAGTTAGCGCtagtattacattaaaatattagcaATATAAATCGGAtataaataccaaaaaaaagttcaaatacgcctaaaaaaaaaacaccataaAAATAGCGCGACGAGTGGCGGACGACATCACGTCAATATATCAGATAATTGGATTAGTTACATTAGAATCCTAGAACAACAAGCTAAAACTGTAAGTTACGTTTTattgaataacaaaattaatttagtagaTACTCACCTATAAAGAGCGTACCcaacaatacataattatagttatatGTGTCATATGATATAACACTCCTCACGTTCACGCCGCCCGCGCTGGCGCATCGAATACTTATGGCAGACTGACTAAACAAAATGGCGGAGGTATTCATCACCCGCGCAACGCGCGACAAGCTTCGCTACACCCTCCCCTCTCCACTGCTCCACACTTCACCCCATTCATGCCCTGAGATGGACGCGCGCGTTCCATTTAACTTGCATGGCTTGTTTTATTGGTAGGAACGTAGCAAAGAAGCTACtttttacgtaataaataataatttataaaagtgtTTTTATTCCATTTACTTATTATTGCATTGGAAGTGgcttaaacttaataaataacaaaaacgaAAGTATTAAGAAAAAACCCGAAAAACCCGAGTTTTAAAAATCGAACCCGGGTTTTTTTGTAATCCTCAGAACCGGGAAAACCCGGGTTTTTTCGGTCCGGGTAAACCCGGGCTCGATGCCCTAATAGCACAACATGACGGATTAAACATTTTATCTCTGTCTATTGTGAGTTGTAGCGCTGTGTTGTTATAGCATCTAATAATCACACATTCTCTATCACTATTAAACTATTTGGACGACTAATTAtagaaaaatcataaaaattttgtCAATTTCAGAGTTTCTTTAAACCTGACCAAGGTAACGAaggaaaaatcttttttatataattattgagTATGCTGTTtagctacggcagtaaagaatatagccacacatTGTTTTCCAgcgggtttcgtaagaggcgactaagggataacacagttccacaccaccttggaacttaaaaagctgaacgatggcgggataaccatccaactgctggctttgaaatacacaggccgaagacgggcagtagcgacTTCAGTGCGACAGAGGAATAAATTCTCCCCTTTTTAC
Protein-coding sequences here:
- the LOC123660906 gene encoding uncharacterized protein LOC123660906; this encodes MNKARGRRAQKTPKVPSSSETQSTTDDEYQTPPSTAESDADDADSSTRPSNRRRVIRPPPACLEILGQCAPTRNPAAGGAVRRMRWTQKMNESVMRAYYEATGGGINLTAYRSTMLSLFQALEPTVTVTAQRLSDQVRAIQRCHLLDESVLERLRTNLPQLNTVSHIRDIQTSQKEQREVINFNINHISPNSVDLSVNEQDNEPMRRALEDAILKYRSLPPNIRPQLPRLPIHRRNLALVGVMDKILQQYLDSTQNLSDTHSLLYCGAAAVCNVANVKFKSNKITLPSHTAPAWQARIEKRINLTRTLIAKLTCFRAGNRRPKIMRFVHQAFAGTNIRSNEYITSVSDRIDFLKQKLCAWAKRIKRYKKRRDRYHQNSIFQSDQRKVYRNWEQCTTNVVNGNLPTRESINNFWRNIWSNPIDHIESDWMDVVRRRCSSLPQMEQIKINSEDISYAIRSTSNWKCPGLDGLHNFWLKWFHSSHPILASQFQNAISTNTLPKFMTTGTTFLLYKSGCTADPKNYRPITCLPTIYKLLTSVLVTKITKHITTNNILATTQNGCKSGSRGTKELLLIDMTICQQVRRNRKNLAVAWIDYKKAYDSVPHTWLMKVMELYKIDTALCSFLSTCMRQWNTFLRHPGAVDVSGSTEPIRIMRGIFQGDSLSPLWFCLALNPLSTLLEDSRYLNEGETYKYLGMSEALSIDDGAMKQVVKERFFGRQKKVLNSFLSGGNKCYF